Proteins co-encoded in one Halococcoides cellulosivorans genomic window:
- a CDS encoding DUF420 domain-containing protein — protein MADIQEKTDTMADRPSGATIDWPWAREHALAVTGLLTLIAYLLVGLTFAGVLPWPSIGRETSELLARVVTVLNGISLTFLLAGVYYIHNDRVARHRTAMLASVATIALFLVVYLQKVGGGGTMTFDGPAMVGLVYFPMLAIHLLLSALAVPLVSYALVVGLVTPIDRLPETAHPRIGRWAAGTWTLSLVLGIVTHLLLTFYGWEYVVGPY, from the coding sequence ATGGCCGACATTCAGGAAAAGACAGACACGATGGCCGACAGGCCGTCGGGTGCAACGATCGACTGGCCGTGGGCCCGCGAGCACGCACTGGCGGTGACGGGTCTGCTGACACTCATCGCGTACCTGCTCGTCGGGCTGACCTTCGCCGGCGTGCTCCCGTGGCCGTCGATCGGCCGAGAGACCTCGGAGTTGCTCGCGCGTGTTGTCACGGTGCTCAACGGGATCTCGCTGACCTTCCTGCTCGCGGGCGTCTATTACATCCACAACGACCGGGTCGCCCGTCACCGCACAGCGATGCTCGCGAGCGTCGCGACGATCGCACTGTTTCTGGTCGTCTACCTCCAGAAAGTCGGCGGTGGCGGGACGATGACCTTCGACGGGCCAGCGATGGTCGGGCTGGTCTACTTCCCGATGCTCGCGATCCACCTGCTTCTCTCGGCGCTGGCGGTTCCGCTGGTCTCGTATGCGCTCGTCGTCGGTCTCGTCACACCGATCGACCGTCTCCCCGAGACCGCTCACCCGCGGATCGGCAGGTGGGCCGCTGGCACGTGGACGTTGAGTCTCGTCCTCGGGATCGTCACGCACCTGCTGTTGACTTTCTATGGGTGGGAGTACGTCGTCGGGCCGTACTAG
- a CDS encoding cytochrome ubiquinol oxidase subunit I: MIDPVLASRLQFALTTAVHILFPAISMGLAPFLVYFTWKSIRSDDPIYTRHQRFWTKIFAITFVCGTVTGIVLEFEFGTNFATFSTAVGELFGGPLATEGMMAFFLESTFLGVFVFGRERVSDRLYMLSAVLVALGSWLSAVWILIANSWMQTPRGYEMVEEGGMEVVHLTDPIAAYANPRFVWMFVHMQTAAVISVALLLAGLAAYHVLRDRDPEFWTLALKVGVVALLITAPLQAIQGDAYARHVHETQPQKFAAMEAIYETDSGVVEALVAVPTDLEGFTDPRTTDLFIIGIPGGASFLASGGDPTAEIQGLNEFEGMPPVAYVFWSFRLMIALGFWFIALGLWAGYRWSQGRLTTDRRLLYALVLSAGGGLFATELGWIVTEVGRQPWLFDGPSGSLRTAEGVTTSLTGGEATLTLAGFVLGYSALLVVYVTVVRWMIRNGPPSAADVGMAEEVTSDA, encoded by the coding sequence ATGATCGATCCTGTCCTGGCGAGCCGTCTGCAGTTCGCGCTGACGACGGCCGTCCACATCCTGTTTCCGGCGATCAGCATGGGCCTCGCACCGTTTCTGGTGTATTTCACGTGGAAGTCGATCCGGTCAGACGACCCGATCTACACCCGTCACCAGCGGTTCTGGACGAAGATCTTCGCGATCACGTTCGTCTGTGGAACGGTCACGGGGATCGTCCTCGAATTCGAGTTCGGGACGAACTTCGCGACGTTCTCGACGGCGGTCGGTGAACTGTTCGGTGGGCCGCTCGCCACCGAGGGGATGATGGCGTTTTTCCTCGAATCGACGTTCCTCGGCGTGTTCGTGTTCGGGCGCGAGCGCGTCTCCGATCGACTCTACATGCTCTCGGCCGTGCTCGTCGCGCTCGGATCCTGGCTGTCGGCGGTCTGGATCCTGATCGCGAACTCCTGGATGCAGACGCCACGGGGCTACGAGATGGTCGAGGAGGGTGGGATGGAGGTCGTCCACCTCACCGATCCGATCGCGGCGTACGCCAACCCGCGGTTCGTCTGGATGTTCGTCCACATGCAGACCGCAGCGGTCATCTCCGTCGCGCTCCTCCTCGCCGGCCTCGCGGCTTATCACGTGCTTCGCGACCGCGATCCGGAGTTCTGGACGCTCGCGCTCAAGGTCGGTGTCGTCGCACTCCTGATCACCGCGCCGCTGCAGGCGATCCAGGGCGACGCCTATGCCCGGCACGTCCACGAGACTCAACCGCAGAAGTTCGCCGCGATGGAGGCCATCTACGAGACCGACTCGGGGGTCGTCGAGGCGCTCGTTGCCGTCCCGACGGATCTGGAGGGCTTTACCGATCCGCGCACGACTGATCTGTTCATCATCGGAATCCCCGGCGGGGCCTCCTTCCTCGCGAGCGGGGGTGATCCGACCGCGGAGATACAGGGGTTGAACGAGTTCGAGGGCATGCCGCCCGTCGCGTACGTGTTCTGGTCGTTCCGCTTGATGATCGCGCTGGGCTTCTGGTTCATCGCCCTCGGCCTCTGGGCGGGCTATCGGTGGTCACAGGGCCGCCTGACGACCGACCGACGGTTGTTGTACGCACTCGTGCTGTCGGCCGGCGGCGGTCTGTTCGCGACGGAACTCGGGTGGATCGTCACCGAGGTGGGCCGCCAGCCCTGGCTGTTCGACGGACCCTCCGGATCGCTTCGGACCGCCGAGGGGGTGACGACCTCGCTGACCGGCGGCGAGGCGACGCTGACGCTCGCGGGGTTCGTCCTGGGGTACAGCGCCTTGCTCGTCGTCTACGTCACCGTCGTTCGGTGGATGATCCGCAACGGACCGCCGTCGGCCGCCGATGTCGGCATGGCCGAGGAGGTGACCAGCGATGCTTGA
- a CDS encoding beta-alanine-activating enzyme beta-propeller domain-containing protein, with the protein MRSPEVDRQQVARMQQSPTRRQILRASGATILGGSVLTAGTHTVTAHRSTDDWHQFGYDDANTGHAADTTGPVTGVSPEWHFPDVSGLESSPTADGDTVYLGTVRGVVALSEADRSVRWRTRLSSPVKTTPVLANGTLYVGTADGTVCAVDPASGAVQWRFETNARMYFSPVVSDGTVYVGSGDASVYALDAVEGTELWQYETGAEVHCTPAVADGTVYVGGIDNNVYALDAGDGTVEWQFETEDTVMGSPAIADGTVYVGSFDNTVYAVDASGGSEEWRFDTGDRVNSSPAVADGTVFVGSFDNNVYALDARDGAVEWRFETDDWVNSSPVIADGTVHVGSYDGNVYALDRTHGAVKWRFETGGWERSQSAVADGTISPSVRDSTVYVGTQNSVYAIDAANGTERWQYETGAPNDSSPAAVDGTVYLGSTNSRVSAIDAGDGTVQWQFETGDEVHSSPAVDDGTVYIGSWDNRLYALDVDDGTIQWRFETDGELNCSPVVADGTVYVGSLDNHVYAVDADDGTERWRYETGDEVHSSPAIVDGTVYVGSWDDSIYAIDAGDGTVQWRYETTGGVSSSPAVANDTVYVGNFEGIVYALDAEDGSVEWGQTTNGVINSSPAIADTTVYIGSWDNTVYALDADDGTKRWEYRTDDEIHSSPAVADGTVYVGSDDDSVYALDATDGTVQWQYETGDWVPQSPSVADGTVYIGSFDGLVYALTEPARDTPSPAVEPTETAEPRQQDTEGSGIDALPIAAGLGLIGLGGGGGALWWVRQ; encoded by the coding sequence ATGCGGAGCCCCGAAGTGGACCGGCAACAAGTTGCACGTATGCAGCAATCGCCAACCCGTCGACAGATTTTACGAGCGAGTGGGGCGACGATACTCGGGGGGAGCGTCCTGACTGCAGGGACCCACACAGTCACGGCTCACCGGAGCACCGACGACTGGCACCAGTTCGGATACGACGACGCCAATACGGGGCACGCAGCGGACACGACTGGTCCGGTTACAGGCGTCTCCCCTGAATGGCACTTCCCGGATGTTTCCGGACTGGAATCGTCGCCCACGGCCGACGGCGACACTGTGTATCTCGGCACTGTTCGGGGTGTCGTCGCCCTTTCGGAGGCCGATCGGTCAGTCCGGTGGCGCACCCGCTTGAGTTCGCCCGTCAAAACCACACCAGTCCTGGCTAACGGTACCCTCTACGTCGGGACGGCCGATGGGACTGTCTGTGCGGTGGATCCGGCCAGTGGGGCCGTTCAGTGGCGGTTTGAAACCAACGCTCGGATGTATTTTTCACCCGTTGTGTCTGATGGCACGGTCTACGTCGGGAGTGGCGACGCCAGTGTGTACGCACTGGACGCGGTCGAGGGGACCGAACTGTGGCAATACGAAACCGGGGCAGAGGTCCATTGTACACCAGCAGTGGCGGATGGAACCGTCTATGTCGGGGGCATCGACAACAACGTGTACGCACTGGACGCCGGAGATGGCACTGTCGAGTGGCAGTTCGAAACTGAGGATACCGTGATGGGGTCGCCGGCGATCGCGGACGGGACCGTGTACGTCGGGAGTTTCGACAACACCGTCTACGCGGTGGACGCGAGTGGAGGCTCCGAAGAGTGGCGTTTCGATACCGGTGACAGGGTCAACTCATCGCCGGCGGTGGCGGATGGGACTGTGTTCGTCGGGAGCTTCGACAACAATGTGTACGCACTGGACGCGAGAGACGGGGCCGTCGAGTGGCGCTTCGAAACTGACGACTGGGTGAACTCATCACCAGTGATAGCGGATGGGACCGTCCACGTCGGAAGTTACGACGGCAACGTGTACGCACTTGACCGAACCCATGGGGCCGTCAAGTGGCGCTTTGAGACTGGGGGATGGGAGAGAAGCCAATCGGCAGTCGCGGACGGGACTATTTCACCATCGGTGAGAGATAGCACCGTCTATGTCGGAACTCAGAACAGTGTGTACGCGATCGATGCTGCTAATGGGACCGAACGCTGGCAGTACGAAACTGGCGCCCCTAACGATTCGTCTCCGGCAGCCGTGGATGGGACCGTCTACCTCGGGAGCACCAACAGTCGTGTGTCTGCCATTGATGCGGGCGATGGCACCGTCCAGTGGCAGTTCGAGACCGGTGACGAGGTGCATTCGTCACCGGCAGTGGACGATGGAACGGTCTATATCGGGAGTTGGGACAATCGTTTGTACGCACTGGACGTAGACGATGGCACCATTCAGTGGCGCTTCGAAACTGATGGTGAACTGAACTGCTCGCCAGTGGTCGCGGACGGGACCGTGTACGTCGGGAGTCTCGATAATCATGTGTACGCGGTCGATGCGGACGATGGGACCGAACGGTGGCGTTACGAAACGGGTGACGAGGTGCATTCATCACCGGCAATCGTCGATGGGACGGTTTACGTGGGGAGTTGGGACGACAGTATCTACGCAATAGACGCCGGGGATGGCACTGTCCAGTGGCGGTACGAAACCACTGGTGGCGTGTCGTCGTCACCGGCAGTGGCGAATGACACCGTGTACGTCGGAAATTTCGAGGGGATCGTGTACGCGTTGGACGCCGAAGACGGCAGCGTCGAGTGGGGTCAGACAACGAATGGTGTCATAAATTCGTCACCAGCGATCGCAGATACCACCGTCTACATTGGGAGTTGGGACAACACTGTCTACGCCCTGGATGCGGACGACGGCACCAAACGATGGGAGTACCGAACGGACGACGAGATACATTCTTCACCGGCGGTCGCAGACGGCACCGTCTACGTCGGGAGTGATGACGACAGTGTGTACGCACTGGACGCGACAGACGGAACAGTACAGTGGCAGTACGAAACCGGCGATTGGGTGCCCCAGTCACCGTCGGTGGCGGACGGGACCGTCTACATCGGGAGTTTCGATGGATTGGTGTATGCGTTGACCGAACCAGCCAGAGACACACCATCACCAGCTGTCGAACCGACCGAGACAGCAGAACCACGACAACAGGACACGGAAGGGAGTGGTATCGATGCCCTCCCGATTGCAGCCGGGCTGGGACTGATCGGTCTCGGGGGCGGCGGTGGCGCGCTCTGGTGGGTCCGCCAGTGA
- a CDS encoding cytochrome b, whose translation MQGPPIPSLDDLPHIQRNVYDWADDRLDLEDSLFGKAFPEDKYGSFLLGEMALFSFLILIGTGVFLGFLYRPGSELVVYEGAAAQFAGQEVPVAFASVLRISYDVPAGMFIRMVHHWAAYVFIAAIGLHMFRVFFTGAYRNPRELNWVIGATLLFLVLGEGYMGYALPFDNYGATATAIGFEIAGSIPVLGEFVRGLVFGGGWPDNAGTILPRLYFYHVVALPLVIGGLLAAHMGLLVRQKHTEQQSARDPDELAGVDGDDDSRVVGMPLLPNQAAITIVAFLGVFGVIALLAGFFPVQRLPLWGPSDPTTTPPGVAPDWFITWVFGLLKLVGPIPYSEFVGGVVIPGLISNVLVMWPFIDWSDDEAHFTADPIQRPAPTAIGVAGITFIIMLSIAAQNGAVASVVGMETGAVMWPLRILVAVVPALWGLITYAVLKRGVRRRAAAEAE comes from the coding sequence ATGCAGGGTCCACCCATTCCGTCGCTCGACGATCTGCCCCACATCCAGCGGAACGTGTACGACTGGGCCGACGACCGCCTCGACCTGGAGGACTCGCTGTTCGGCAAGGCGTTCCCCGAGGACAAGTACGGCTCTTTCCTGCTGGGTGAGATGGCACTGTTCAGCTTTCTCATCCTGATCGGGACGGGCGTCTTCCTGGGCTTTCTCTACCGGCCGGGGTCGGAACTGGTCGTCTACGAGGGCGCGGCGGCGCAGTTCGCGGGCCAGGAAGTGCCCGTCGCGTTCGCGAGCGTGCTCAGAATTAGCTACGACGTGCCCGCGGGGATGTTCATCCGGATGGTCCACCACTGGGCCGCCTACGTGTTCATCGCCGCGATCGGGCTCCACATGTTCCGGGTGTTTTTCACCGGAGCCTATCGGAACCCACGCGAACTCAACTGGGTGATCGGCGCGACCCTGCTCTTTCTCGTGCTCGGTGAGGGGTACATGGGGTACGCGCTGCCGTTCGACAACTACGGCGCGACCGCGACCGCGATCGGGTTCGAAATCGCCGGGTCGATCCCCGTGCTCGGCGAGTTCGTCCGCGGCCTCGTCTTCGGTGGTGGCTGGCCGGACAACGCCGGCACGATCTTGCCCCGACTGTACTTCTATCACGTCGTCGCGCTCCCGCTGGTCATCGGCGGGTTGCTCGCGGCCCACATGGGCTTGCTCGTCCGGCAGAAACACACCGAACAGCAGTCCGCGCGCGACCCCGACGAACTCGCGGGCGTCGACGGTGACGACGACTCCCGCGTCGTGGGCATGCCACTCCTGCCCAACCAGGCGGCGATCACGATCGTGGCCTTCCTCGGTGTGTTCGGCGTCATCGCGCTGCTCGCCGGCTTCTTCCCGGTCCAGCGGTTGCCGCTGTGGGGGCCCAGCGATCCGACGACGACGCCGCCGGGCGTCGCGCCCGACTGGTTTATCACCTGGGTGTTCGGTCTGCTCAAACTCGTCGGGCCGATTCCCTATTCGGAGTTCGTCGGCGGCGTCGTGATCCCGGGCCTGATCTCGAACGTCCTCGTCATGTGGCCCTTTATCGACTGGTCGGACGACGAGGCGCACTTCACGGCCGATCCGATCCAGCGCCCCGCGCCGACGGCAATCGGCGTCGCGGGCATCACGTTCATCATCATGCTCTCGATCGCCGCCCAGAACGGAGCGGTCGCGAGTGTCGTCGGCATGGAGACCGGGGCCGTGATGTGGCCGCTGCGCATCCTCGTCGCCGTCGTGCCCGCGCTCTGGGGGTTGATCACCTACGCCGTGCTCAAGCGCGGTGTGCGTCGGCGTGCGGCCGCCGAGGCGGAGTAG
- a CDS encoding cytochrome d ubiquinol oxidase subunit II gives MLETLTSGPLFGLPLTGLWFVLLFALLGTFIFLDGFDFGAGVLFARAEDDHERETLLAIVGPFWDGNEVWLIVFGGAMFAAFPPLYANLFGRHYLLMFAILGALILRGIAPEMYEQRADPTWRRWWGRSFVVGSVLSPFFLGMFAGNWLVGAEQLVTVPGVVVGLALVALCVVDAAAFIGTRSEPGHLQTSLERRGLTALAGYLGAIVLAIGYLVALRPDMRGAILSVPVIALVVATLVAAGVYAWAIRADRFQAAWVSTAGMVYALVAIVALLLYPTIDPAVGLTVETAIVQPLPLNLMTLMTLVLMPFVLSYFWVLYSTFSGPIEHGEGY, from the coding sequence ATGCTTGAGACGCTCACGAGCGGGCCACTCTTTGGCCTGCCGTTGACCGGACTCTGGTTCGTGCTGCTCTTTGCCCTGTTGGGAACCTTCATCTTCCTCGATGGGTTCGACTTCGGGGCGGGCGTCCTGTTCGCCCGGGCCGAAGACGACCACGAGCGGGAGACGCTGCTCGCGATCGTCGGGCCCTTCTGGGACGGCAACGAGGTGTGGCTCATCGTCTTCGGCGGGGCGATGTTCGCGGCGTTCCCGCCGCTGTACGCCAACCTGTTCGGCCGGCACTACCTGCTGATGTTCGCGATTCTCGGGGCGCTCATCCTGCGCGGGATCGCCCCGGAGATGTACGAACAGCGCGCGGATCCGACCTGGCGGCGCTGGTGGGGCCGATCATTCGTCGTCGGGAGCGTCCTCTCGCCGTTCTTTTTGGGGATGTTCGCGGGCAACTGGCTCGTCGGCGCCGAGCAACTCGTGACCGTCCCCGGCGTCGTCGTGGGCCTCGCGCTCGTCGCGCTGTGTGTCGTCGACGCGGCAGCCTTTATCGGGACGCGCTCGGAACCCGGGCATCTCCAGACCTCGCTCGAACGAAGGGGCCTCACCGCCCTCGCGGGCTATCTCGGGGCGATCGTGCTGGCGATTGGCTACCTGGTCGCGCTTCGGCCGGACATGCGTGGGGCCATCCTCTCGGTGCCGGTGATCGCCCTCGTCGTCGCGACCCTCGTCGCCGCCGGGGTGTACGCGTGGGCGATCCGAGCGGATCGCTTCCAGGCCGCCTGGGTGAGCACCGCCGGGATGGTGTACGCGCTGGTGGCGATCGTCGCACTCCTCCTCTATCCGACGATCGATCCCGCTGTCGGCCTCACGGTCGAGACGGCGATCGTCCAGCCACTCCCCTTGAACCTCATGACGCTCATGACGCTTGTTCTGATGCCGTTCGTACTCAGTTACTTCTGGGTGCTCTACTCGACGTTTTCGGGCCCGATCGAGCACGGCGAAGGCTACTGA
- a CDS encoding QcrA and Rieske domain-containing protein — MSDPESETDTVASTAEGEQSREELLRTTRRNAATLFAGIAGTAAIGSFAVTGLVGLDRAALEGGPDRLYAEGVRLVDEAGETLGVDAIPEGSGETMTVFPEAEGGGPIRTQEATTVLVRFTDGDYEDPTTVSGTVAGYAAYSRVCTHAGCIVSQRSGPDGQYFLCPCHQSEFDPLEGASVAGGPATKPLPQLPIGLTEDDELIVATGEFDDTIGPG; from the coding sequence ATGAGCGATCCGGAGTCAGAGACAGACACAGTCGCATCGACCGCCGAGGGCGAGCAGAGCCGGGAGGAACTGCTCCGGACGACCCGGCGCAACGCCGCGACGCTGTTCGCGGGTATCGCCGGGACCGCCGCGATCGGCAGTTTCGCCGTCACGGGCCTGGTCGGCCTCGATCGGGCCGCCCTCGAGGGCGGCCCCGACCGCCTGTACGCCGAGGGCGTCCGCCTGGTCGACGAGGCAGGCGAGACGCTCGGCGTCGACGCCATCCCCGAGGGCAGCGGCGAGACGATGACCGTCTTCCCCGAGGCCGAAGGCGGTGGCCCGATCCGCACGCAGGAGGCGACGACGGTGCTCGTCCGGTTCACGGACGGCGACTACGAGGACCCGACGACAGTGTCCGGGACGGTCGCCGGCTACGCCGCGTACTCGCGAGTCTGTACGCACGCGGGCTGTATCGTCTCCCAGCGCAGCGGCCCCGACGGCCAGTACTTCCTGTGTCCGTGCCACCAGAGCGAGTTCGACCCGCTCGAAGGCGCGAGCGTCGCGGGTGGCCCGGCGACCAAACCGTTGCCACAGCTCCCGATCGGGCTGACCGAAGACGACGAACTCATCGTGGCGACGGGTGAGTTCGACGATACGATCGGGCCAGGGTGA
- a CDS encoding plastocyanin/azurin family copper-binding protein: MRRRAFLATVGSAATVGAGVGAAQDADDPRAGSGTADDPYVIGMYTDGTDFYFDPVGLYVEPGDTVRWVNESGSHSATAYTEDNQGASTRRIPEAADSWDSTVFEESGASYDYTFEEPGTYDYYCIPHKGLGMVGRIVCEEPGGPATESDPPDDVGSGIWPPAEAITENLSLSYPYVPESGGGGLPLLAIAGVGLFGLGAAYLFSEYDIGSGRYGEEAPDDTETGLE; the protein is encoded by the coding sequence ATGAGACGTCGAGCCTTCCTCGCGACCGTCGGATCGGCGGCCACAGTGGGCGCGGGAGTGGGTGCCGCCCAGGACGCAGACGATCCACGGGCAGGCAGCGGGACCGCCGACGACCCGTACGTGATCGGGATGTACACCGACGGGACGGACTTCTATTTCGACCCGGTCGGCCTGTACGTCGAACCGGGCGACACCGTCCGGTGGGTCAACGAGAGCGGGAGTCACTCCGCGACGGCCTACACCGAGGACAACCAGGGCGCCAGCACGCGGCGCATCCCCGAGGCGGCCGACTCGTGGGACAGCACCGTCTTCGAGGAGTCGGGCGCGAGTTACGACTACACCTTCGAGGAGCCAGGCACGTACGACTACTACTGCATCCCGCACAAGGGCCTCGGGATGGTCGGGCGCATCGTCTGTGAGGAACCCGGCGGACCCGCGACGGAGAGCGATCCGCCAGACGACGTGGGATCGGGGATCTGGCCGCCTGCCGAGGCGATCACGGAGAATCTCTCGCTGTCCTATCCCTACGTCCCGGAGTCGGGCGGCGGCGGACTGCCCCTCCTCGCGATCGCTGGCGTCGGACTGTTCGGTCTCGGCGCGGCGTACCTCTTCAGCGAGTACGACATCGGTTCCGGTCGGTACGGCGAGGAGGCCCCGGACGACACCGAAACCGGTCTGGAGTAG